The following coding sequences lie in one Oncorhynchus kisutch isolate 150728-3 linkage group LG27, Okis_V2, whole genome shotgun sequence genomic window:
- the ankrd45 gene encoding ankyrin repeat domain-containing protein 45: METIRVIYLSSKITLPMNHSILRYTRTMQSIEENAVFHYALTGDIEGLQKHLENECLSGNEEPPEDLFWEKDELGRNALFIACMLGRSTTVRELLKHGAHVNECTARGYSPLHCAALWGQLETVKTLVELGANMQAKNFRRERAMEVASRYSKMDCAEYLTWAEAKQDLQSYITHVRDTIADPEKVQGKLNKEDKIICTNTCSVKSDWIQNAKNPSIQDFIEQRRHLEDIIIPILSKLTTQPEVTAKASKN, encoded by the exons ATGGAAACAATACGTGTAATTTATTTATCTAGCAAGATTACTTTGCCAATGAACCACAGCATACTACGATATACCAGAACAATGCAGTCAATTGAAGAAAATGCTGTATTTCACTATGCTTTGACTGGAGACATCGAAGGTCTACAAAAACATTTGGAAAACGAGTGCCTTTCTGGCAATGAAGAGCCACCAGAGGATTTGTTCTGGGAAAAGGATGAACTGGGTAGAAATGCACTTTTCATTGCATGTATGCTGGGAAGAAGCACCACCGTGCGGGAACTTTTGAAGCATGGAGCTCATGTTAACGAGTGTACAGCAAGAG GTTATTCCCCACTGCATTGTGCAGCCCTCTGGGGCCAGCTTGAGACAGTGAAAACTTTGGTGGAACTTGGTGCCAACATGCAGGCGAAGAACTTCCGCAGGGAGAGAGCCATGGAAGTTGCCTCccgttattctaaaatggattgtgcAGAATATCTTACTTGGGCAG AGGCTAAGCAGGACTTGCAGTCCTACATAACACATGTGAGAGACACCATTGCTGACCCAGAGAAGGTTCAAGGGAAACTCAACAAGGAGGATAAG ATCATATGTACAAACACCTGCTCAGTAAAGTCGGATTGGATCCAGAATGCCAAGAACCCATCTATCCAAGACTTCATTGAGCAGAGGAGACATCTTGAGGACATTATTATCCCCATTCTGTCCAAGCTCACGACTCAAC CTGAAGTCACAGCTAAAGCAAGCAAAAACTGA